The Curtobacterium sp. MCSS17_015 genomic sequence CCGCGAGCGTGGCCCGGATCGGGTCCCACCGGCCGAAGATCACGGCGGCCAGCGCGATGTAGCCCGCGCCGTCGGTCATGTCCTTCGTGAACGGCCCGACCGCGTCGAGCGTGAAGTACGCACCACCCAGGCCCGCGATCGCACCGGCGAGCGAGACGTTCCAGAACCGCGTGCCGGTGACGTTGATCCCGACGGTGTCGGCCGCTTCCGGGTGCTCGCCGACCGCACGGAGGCGCAGGCCCCAGCGGGTCTTGAAGAGCGCGAAGGTCACGACGGCGACCGCGATGTACGCCAGGTACACGATCACGGTCTGTTCGAACAGCACCGGTCCGATCACCGGGATCTGGTGCAGGACCGGGATCTCGAAGCGCGGGAAGGTGATGCCGACGTTGAGGCGCTCCTCGTCCGGCGAGAGCACCTGCGAGTACAGGAAGCCGGTGAGGCCGGAGATGAAGGCGTTGATGACGACGCCGACGATGACCTGGTCGACGAGGTACTTGATGCTGAACGCCGCGAGGACGAACGACACGAGCACACCCGCGACGAGGGCGCCGACGAGACCGACCCAGGCGGACCCGGTGATCGAGGCGATCAGGGCGGACGTGAACGCACCGGCGAGGAACTGGCCCTCGATCGCGATGTTGACCACACCGACCCGCTCCGAGATGACGCCGCCGAGCGCACCGAACACGAGCGGGACGCTGAGGCCGATCGCGCCGACCAGCAGGCCGGGCAGCGGGATCGTCTTGTCGGAGGCCGCCCAGGTGAGGAACCCGACGACGAACACGACCGCGAAGGCGCTCGTCAACCACAGCGGCACGGGCCGGAACCGGCCGACCAGCACGAACGACGCCGCCGTGGCGAGGGACAGGAGCACGACGACGACCACACCGGTCGGGAGGGCGGGCAGGCCGACGTCCGGCAGCTGCACGAAGTCGCCGGGGTTGGCGAGGCGGAACGTCGTCGTCCCGCCTCGGCCGACGCCGAGGAACAGGACGGCGGCGAGCACCGTGAAGACGACGAAGGCGACGGGTGCCTTCCAGCTCCTGGTGGTCTCGACCGGACGGTCGGCGACGGACGCGGTCGGGTCCGCGGTGGGGCTGATGGTGCTCACGCGGCGACCGCCTTCCGCTTGGTGCTGTGCTTGGTGCGACGGCGGGCGCCCGGCTGCGGGATCCGGAAGATCGCGCGGACGAGCGGCGGGGCCGCGATGAACAGGACGATGAGGGCCTGGATGACATCGACGATGTCGATCGGGATACCGCCCGCGGCCTGCATGGCGTACCCGCCGTTCTTCAGCACGCCGAACAGGATCGCCGCCCAGAAGGTACCCCAGGGCTTCGAGCGACCGAGGAGCGCGACCGTGATGGCGTCGAAGCCGATGCCGGCGTCGATGCCCGACGTGAAGCCGGTCGTGACGGCGCCCTCCACCTGGTAGGCGCCCGCGATGCCGATGAGCCCACCGGAGATCACGAGCACCCAGATGGTGAGGCTCGGCACGCTCATCCCGGCGACCCGTGCGGCGCGGGGGTTCTCGCCGATCGTCCGGAAGCGGAAGCCGAGCGAGGACTTGTTGAGGAGCCACCAGACGACGACCACGGCGAGGATCGCGACGATGAAGCCGACGTTGATGCCGAAGCGCGGTCCGAAGAGCGCCGGCAGCAGGGCGCTGTCCTTCGTCGCCGGGGAGATCGGGTTCGGGCTCCCACCGGCCTGCAGCAGCCCGGGAGTGCGGAGCATGAAGGAGAGCAGGTACAGGGCGACGTAGTTGAGCATGATCGTCAGGACGACCTCGTTGGCACCGGTCCGGGCCTTGAGGACGCCGACGATGCCGGCCCAGACCGCTCCGCCGACGATGCCGGCGAGGATCGTGAGCGGGATGTGCACCGCTGCCGGCAGGTCGAACGAGAAGCCGACCCAGCCCGCTGCCGCGGCGGCGATGAGGACCTGCCCCTGGCCGCCGATGTTGAACAGGCCGGCGCGGAACGCCACGGCGACGCCGAGACCGGCGACCACCAGCGGCACCGCGTAGTCGACGGACCGGGTGATCGGGGTGATCGCACTCGCGAACGACGGGGCGCCGAAGTTGACGACCGATCCCTGGAAGAGCGACGAGTACGAGCCGCCGACCGCAGTGCCGATCGCGCGCAGCATGTCGGTCGGGCGGGCGAAGAAGTACCCGGCCGCGGCCTGGACGTCCTTGTCGGTCAGGGCGATGAGGACGCCGCTCGCGACGAGGGCGAGGACGACGGCGAGCACGGTGGTGAGGACGGAGCCGTTGACGATGCTGCGCATCGCGTCGCTCCAGCGGCCGTCGCCGCCCTCGCGGCGCTCGCTGTCGGCCGCCGAGTCGGTCATCAGGTGCGGGGGGCCGGCGACCTCCTGCAGGCGGTCGTCGACGGCCGGTACGGCGGCGGAGTCGGTCGGGAGGCCCGTGGTCGCGTCGACGGGGGGCGTGCTGCGGTCCGACGGCGGGGTGGCGCCGCCGTGCTCCGGCGTGGTGTCGCTCACGCGGCGAGCTCCGTTCCTGCGGGCAGTTCGCCCGCCATCATGAGTCCGAGGACGTCCCGGGGGGTGGACGCCGGGACGATCCCGACGATGGCGCCGCGGTACATCACGGCGATCCGGTCGGCGAGCGCGACGACCTCGTCGAGCTCGGTGGAGACGACGATCACCGGGACGCCGCTGTCACGGGTCTCGACGATGCGCTTGTGCACGAACTCGATCGAGCCGACGTCGATGCCGCGCGTGGGCTGCGCGGCCACGAAGAGCCGAAGGGGCCGGCTCAGCTCGCGGGCGAGGACGATCTTCTGCTGGTTGCCGCCGGAGAGCCGCCCGGCGGCCGTGGTCCGTCCGGGCGTGCGGATGTCGAACTCGGCGATCTTCTCGTCGGCGAAGGTGTCACGCTCGGCGGCGCGGATGGTGCCGACGCGGACGAACTCGGCGGCATCGGCACGGTCGAGCATGAGGTTCTCGGCGATCGTGAACTCCCCGACCAGCCCGTCCTCCTTGCGGTCCTCGGGCACGAAGCCGACACCCGCGTCGAGGATCTGCTTGACACTGCGGCCGGTGACCTCGCGACCGTCGAGCGTGATGCGGCCGGAGCGGACCGGCTCGAGGCCCATGATCGCCTCGGTGAGCTCGGTCTGGCCGTTGCCCTGCACGCCGGCGATGGCGAGCACCTCACCGCGACGGACCGTGAAGGACACGTCGTCCACGAGCACGATGCCGTCCGCGTCGGTGACCGTCAGGTCCTCGACGACCAGCGCGGCCTCCCCCGGGGTCGCCGGCGCCTTGTCGACGACGAGTTCGACGCTGCGACCGACCATGAGCGCGGCCAGCTCGCTGTTCGACGCGGTCGGCGATGCCTCTCCGACGACCTTGCCGAGGCGGATGACGGTGATGCGGTCGGCGACCTCGCGCACCTCACGGAGCTTGTGCGTGATGAAGACGATGGCGGTGCCGGCTTCGCGGAGCTGGCGCATGATGCCCATCAGCTCGTCGGTCTCCTGCGGGGTGAGGACGGCCGTCGGCTCGTCGAACACCAGGACCGAGGCGTCACGGGACAGCGCCTTGATGATCTCGACGCGCTGCTGCACACCGACCGGCAGGTCACCGACCCGCGCGTCGGGGTCGACGTCGAAGCCGAACCGCGCGGAGATCTCGCGCACGCGCTTGCGGGCGCCGGCGAGGTCGAGACGCCCGCCGAACGCCGTCTCCTCCTGCCCGAGCATGACGTTCTCGGCGACGGTGAAGACCGGGACGAGCATGAAGTGCTGGTGCACCATGCCGATGCCGGAGCGCATGGCGTCGCCGGGCCCGTCGAAGTGCTGGACGACGTCGTCGAGCAGGATCTCGCCCTCGTCGGCCTGGTACATGCCGTAGAGGACGTTCATGAGGGTCGACTTGCCCGCACCGTTCTCGCCGAGGAGACAGTGCACCTCGCCCGGTTCCACGGTGATCGAGATGTGGTCGTTGGCGACCAGGGTGCCGAACCGCTTCGTGATGCCGCGGAGTTCGAGCTTCATGTCGGAGAGTCTATTTCTGTCTCGGGTGCGCGACGGTCTCCGTGCGCGCGAGAACGCGGGCGGAGGAGTGCTCCCCCGCCCGCGTTCGACGGACTACTTGACGGTGGCCTCGGTCTCGACCTCGATCGAGCCGTCGATGATGCCGGCCTTGATCTCGTCGAGCTCACCCTGCAGACCCGAGTCGACCTTGGACTCGTAGTCGTGGAACGGCGCGATGCCGACGCCGTCGTTCTCGAGCGTGCCGACGTACGGGGTCTTCGCGAAGTCGCCCTTGGCGGCCTGCTCGACGACGTCCTTGACGGCGGGCTTCATGCCCTTCTCGATCGAGGTGAAGGCGATGTCCTTGTAGCGGGGGTCGGCCTCGTAGAGGTCGCTGTCCGCGCCGATCAGGACCGAACCGTTGCCGGCGTCCTTGATCGCCTCGGCGGCGCTCTGGTAGATCGGCCCGCCGACCGGCAGGATCACGTCGGCGTCCTGGTCGAGCAGCGACTGCGCGACCGACTTCGCCTGGGTGCCGGCCTCGAAGCCGCCGGTGAAGGAGCCCTTCTGGCTCGCGACGTCCCAGCCGACGACCTTGACGTCCTTCTTCTTCTGCTCGTTGTAGTACTCGACGCCGTCCGCGAAGCCGTCCATGAAGATGGTGACGGTCGGGATCTGCATGCCACCGAAGGTGCCGACGACGCCGGACTTCGAGTAGGACGCGGCCGCGTAGCCGGCGAGGAAGGCGGCCTGCGAGGTGTCGAAGGTGATCGGCTTGACGTTCTCGGCGTCGATCGAGTTGTCGTCGATGATCGCGAAGTCGGTGTCCGGGTTGGCCTCGGCCTGCTTCTTCGTCGAGGCGGCGAGGTTGAACCCGACCGTGACGACGAGGTTGCAGTTCTGGCTGACGAGCTGCTGGATGTTCGAGTCGTAGACGGTGGCGTCCTTGGACTCGGCCTTCTTGTACTGGGCGCCGATCTCGTCCGCGGCCGAGACCATGCCCTCGTAGCCGAGCTGGTTGAACGACTTGTCGTCGAATCCACCGGCGTCGGACACCATGCAGGGCAGGAAGTCGGACTTCTTGGACGAGCTGGACTCGGACGGGGCGGACGCACAGCCGGCGAGCACGGCGACGGTGCCGACGAGCGCGAGGCCGCTCATGGCGATGCGACGGGAACGAGATGACACGGGGGTTCCTCCGGGGAGATCGGGAGTCGGCCCGGAGTCACTGCGCACCGGGCGATCGTGAGGACAGTACACGACCGGCCGGGCGGTGCAGGACCCCTCCGGACGCCCTCCGGCATCGGTTACGTGATCGCGACCGCGTCGTAACGCGCCGGAAACGCGATGGTCCGCCCGTGACCCCAGTTCGCGGGGTTTCGTGATGGAGCGCTACAGCCGGGCCCCGGCCTGGAGGATCGCGCAGGCATCCCGCACATCCACCCGTCCAACGCGTGGTTCAGGAGTCAAAGTCGGCGAGCACTCCTGCGAGCTTGCCACGGTCCTCCGCTTCGATGAGGCCAGCCTCGCGGAACCGATCGGCGTAGGCACCGGAGAAGTCCTGTGGCCCCGTGGCCACCGCTCCGAGCGCTTGCCGGCCTGCCCACGCAGCACGCTGTCGGCGGTACGCAGCGCACGGCGCAGTGCGGATGCGTCCCCCGCGTCGTACTCGATGTCCGCCATGCTCGCTCCCCCGCTCGCAGTTGCCCCGAGA encodes the following:
- a CDS encoding ABC transporter permease, whose translation is MSPTADPTASVADRPVETTRSWKAPVAFVVFTVLAAVLFLGVGRGGTTTFRLANPGDFVQLPDVGLPALPTGVVVVVLLSLATAASFVLVGRFRPVPLWLTSAFAVVFVVGFLTWAASDKTIPLPGLLVGAIGLSVPLVFGALGGVISERVGVVNIAIEGQFLAGAFTSALIASITGSAWVGLVGALVAGVLVSFVLAAFSIKYLVDQVIVGVVINAFISGLTGFLYSQVLSPDEERLNVGITFPRFEIPVLHQIPVIGPVLFEQTVIVYLAYIAVAVVTFALFKTRWGLRLRAVGEHPEAADTVGINVTGTRFWNVSLAGAIAGLGGAYFTLDAVGPFTKDMTDGAGYIALAAVIFGRWDPIRATLAALLFGFASNLQNTLGAINSPVPSEFLLMLPYVVTIFAVAGLVGQSRGPAAAGKPYIKN
- a CDS encoding ABC transporter permease, with product MSDTTPEHGGATPPSDRSTPPVDATTGLPTDSAAVPAVDDRLQEVAGPPHLMTDSAADSERREGGDGRWSDAMRSIVNGSVLTTVLAVVLALVASGVLIALTDKDVQAAAGYFFARPTDMLRAIGTAVGGSYSSLFQGSVVNFGAPSFASAITPITRSVDYAVPLVVAGLGVAVAFRAGLFNIGGQGQVLIAAAAAGWVGFSFDLPAAVHIPLTILAGIVGGAVWAGIVGVLKARTGANEVVLTIMLNYVALYLLSFMLRTPGLLQAGGSPNPISPATKDSALLPALFGPRFGINVGFIVAILAVVVVWWLLNKSSLGFRFRTIGENPRAARVAGMSVPSLTIWVLVISGGLIGIAGAYQVEGAVTTGFTSGIDAGIGFDAITVALLGRSKPWGTFWAAILFGVLKNGGYAMQAAGGIPIDIVDVIQALIVLFIAAPPLVRAIFRIPQPGARRRTKHSTKRKAVAA
- a CDS encoding ABC transporter ATP-binding protein, with the protein product MKLELRGITKRFGTLVANDHISITVEPGEVHCLLGENGAGKSTLMNVLYGMYQADEGEILLDDVVQHFDGPGDAMRSGIGMVHQHFMLVPVFTVAENVMLGQEETAFGGRLDLAGARKRVREISARFGFDVDPDARVGDLPVGVQQRVEIIKALSRDASVLVFDEPTAVLTPQETDELMGIMRQLREAGTAIVFITHKLREVREVADRITVIRLGKVVGEASPTASNSELAALMVGRSVELVVDKAPATPGEAALVVEDLTVTDADGIVLVDDVSFTVRRGEVLAIAGVQGNGQTELTEAIMGLEPVRSGRITLDGREVTGRSVKQILDAGVGFVPEDRKEDGLVGEFTIAENLMLDRADAAEFVRVGTIRAAERDTFADEKIAEFDIRTPGRTTAAGRLSGGNQQKIVLARELSRPLRLFVAAQPTRGIDVGSIEFVHKRIVETRDSGVPVIVVSTELDEVVALADRIAVMYRGAIVGIVPASTPRDVLGLMMAGELPAGTELAA
- a CDS encoding BMP family ABC transporter substrate-binding protein translates to MSSRSRRIAMSGLALVGTVAVLAGCASAPSESSSSKKSDFLPCMVSDAGGFDDKSFNQLGYEGMVSAADEIGAQYKKAESKDATVYDSNIQQLVSQNCNLVVTVGFNLAASTKKQAEANPDTDFAIIDDNSIDAENVKPITFDTSQAAFLAGYAAASYSKSGVVGTFGGMQIPTVTIFMDGFADGVEYYNEQKKKDVKVVGWDVASQKGSFTGGFEAGTQAKSVAQSLLDQDADVILPVGGPIYQSAAEAIKDAGNGSVLIGADSDLYEADPRYKDIAFTSIEKGMKPAVKDVVEQAAKGDFAKTPYVGTLENDGVGIAPFHDYESKVDSGLQGELDEIKAGIIDGSIEVETEATVK